Genomic DNA from Gorilla gorilla gorilla isolate KB3781 chromosome 13, NHGRI_mGorGor1-v2.1_pri, whole genome shotgun sequence:
AAAGATAGGGTTTCTTCGGGCCAGCCGAGCTTCTTGTGATCTTCGGTCTAGGCTCCCTGACAAACCAGGTGGCCCTAGTGGGTTCTTCCTCCTGTATTCCCGCCACTTGAGGGCTTGAGGGGATAGGTGGTTGGCTGGAAGCAGAACAGATTAGCAGAAAGACAAGAGTTGGCAGGAGACagcgagacagagtttcacatcCACCCAGCGGGCCCATATGAAACACTAGATTATCTGTGGATATTATCTACAGATGCTGGGGGAGGGATGCAGACATCCTAACCTCTGGCCCCAGGTGAGAGTGTAAGCAACCACTCAAAGGGGAGGTGGTGGAAGTGTTTGCGTGAGGTGGCGGGTTGGGTAGGGAGATGCTGGAGCTCGTACCATTACTGGGCCTGGTGGCCATGCTGCCCTCACCACCTCCCCGGGCCAGGCTCTCTGCTCGGCTGAGGCCAGATCGCCAGGAACCCAGAGGCGGCAAGCTTCCTGTTCCATGGAGCCGGTACTCAGTCAAGGTCAGTATCTTCTGATCCTCCTTCTGCGGCTGCTGGGAGGTGGCAGGCCGGACAGCAGGAGGACAGGAGTGGCTCCATGGGGGCAGGCTTTCTGTGGCTGTGGGCTGCTCTGGGGGAGGGGAGCACGAAGTGGAGGCAGAAGAGTCAGTGCTGGGCCCAAAGGGGCCAACACTCCGGATGGGGGAGTAGCTGCCCAGGGGCGATGGCCGAGAGGTCTCTGGCTCAGACCCAGCTTTCCTGGCACCTCTGCCAGTGGCTCGGGGAGTGGATGTCTGCGGTTCCCCTGAGGGAGCTGGGACTGAGACTTGAGCAGCAGGGGCAGCCAGTGGGGCAGGCTGCTGTGTACGGCTGCAGCCTGAGAGGCTGTAGAGCTGGGAAAGGCTGTGGAGGGCCCGGGCCTTGGCCAGCTGCTTGGGGAAGTGGTGCTGGAACACGAAGGGCTGGATGGGCAGCGTGGTTGGCCTCTGTTCCTTGCTGTAGCGAAGGACTGGTCGGCTCTCGGTGCCACCCCCTGTAGCAAAGGGATGGAGAAGAAATCAGTAGACAGACACTGAAACCCATATGAGAGAAAACCCAGAAGCAGagatgggagaggggagaggggcaaGGACCTGGCTGGCAGGAATTGAATGGGGTAGAAGTTCGTGGAATGGGACACTGCTCCcctcttttgtaaaatgcttCCTATTGCTTTTATGGTGCTGGACTGTCTTGTACCTCTCTGCTGTTCAGTCCCTCTTCATTTTCTTGACTCCAAAGGTGAGTGTATCTTAAGGCTCAACTCTTGCATCTCACCTTACACTTTATTTCTTGAGAAGTTTGAGTTCAGACTTCTACGGAATGGCTCCCAAACCCACAGCTTTAGCCTAGACCTTCCTCTTCATCTCCAGATCATTCTGCTTTATAGTTCTGCTTTCACTTAAAATGTGCTATAACCATTTATCCATcacctttctccttttttccgaTGACTTCCATTTCTGTCAATGGCAGaaccattttctttgtttctaagtCTTGGAGTCACAGTCACACACATTttcagtgatgaaaatgtttcagaTGTTATCGACTTCAAGCTTTTGCTCATTATCCCATCTCCAATCATGCCAGCACATTTCATTCCTGAGCATATCGAACCATAGTAAGATATTTCTTTACTTGCAGCCTACCTGTTATCTGTATCTACCCCCACTCCCACTCTTTTCACGATCCTGGCGTTGGAACCTCAGAGTCCACATTTGCTCCCCCTGAACGGAGGTATGTTCCCCAAGGCTGGGTCTCTCCTGTTCTTTCAGGCAGTCTTCAGGTCAATGTCCTTCAAAATGTGGTGCTCAGAACTAAACACAAAACTCCAGGACACTGGAGTGGGACAGTGGATGGACTGCACTTCCAACAAAACACTGTAGATCTCCGAATAAACGTAAGATGGCGCTATAAGCACGCACCCGGCCTAAAACCCTGGTGAAAGCTCACCAGCAGGGGGGCTCAGTAGCTCTGCGAGGCGGGAATTAGTTCTCTTACTTGACATATTAGGAAATGTGAAATGTAGACAGATAAAAGcacttgctcaaggtcaaacAACTAAgaagtggcagagctagaattCTGCCTAACCCAGAGTCTGATTTCAGAGCCACTGTTCTTTTTACCACATTGTACTACATGTGAAATTGTATCAGGCCAGGTTTTCCTATCCCTCATCTTATTTATGTCAAAGAGTCAGAGGGGATGGGGACCACAATCCCATTAGGGAGGTGCTTCTGAATCACTCCCAGGGGACACTTTCAAGCTCCACCCTCCTGCTATCCCCAGTCACTGCTTACACAAACTCCGCATTCTCCCTggcccactgtgctccagccacacttCCCCGTCCTTAAATACACCAGATGCATGAACATCTCCGGGCCTTTTGCAcctgcttttctttctgtctgaatCTTCTCACCATTCAGGCATCAGCTCAAATATCACCCCCTCAATAAGACCTTCTCTGACTACCTCAGCCCCTCTGGCAAGTTGCTCTCTATCCCATTaccctgtttcattttcttttcagcaTTGTTGAACTTTCCAGCAATTAAAAGTTGtccttttaatgtgtttattgtCCATTACTACTCCTAAGAGCTCCAGAAAAGTGGGGATTTTATATTGTTCACTGCTGGATCCATAATGCCTGGAACAGAGGCTGGCACACAGTATGCAGTGAAAAACCATCTGTTAAATGAGGGAATCTCCATGGTCACTCTTGATTCAAGCCAGTCTCACTACAACCAGAAGCTTCTTACATACACCAACTAGCTTCTGAGATACaaattttatctcccagaataAAGTCTAATCTTCTCCGTGAGCTAGTTGCCCACACCTGCTACGAGCTAGGCTGCTCTCCCTTCAGACTTCCACACCTGCCCCCACTGACCCTACTCTTCCCAGTCCATCCCTGTCATGAAGCCCACTGCTTTTCCCATCAGGAATGTGTTCTTCCTTTCCGCCTATTTAAGTATCAGTTTTCAAGGCTGAGCTGACTCTGGCTATCGGATTAGGTCATCCCAACCACAGCATTATTATACCCCCTATACAAAGTATGTCTGAATTAGACTGCTTATTCCTACCCTTTTAAAACGCCTCTCTGCTAAGTTCCCAGGATACAGATTGAGGCAGAGGAATAAGATCAGGTAAGAAGGGGGCCCCTGTGGGGAATGGGTCTTAGTTCTACCCTCAGGGAATACACAGAATAAGTTTTCTCACTTTTCTATGTGACATTCGTTTAGAAAACCAGAGACAGAGACCGTATTCACTCGAGTCAGTTTTTCTCTAGGTTAAATAGCCCCAGTCCCCCAGTTCCTCAGTTCCTTCTTAAGATGTGGTGCCCAGAACTCAATGGAATACCACTGAGCACTTACTGGTTCGGAGGAGTGAGAGACTATCCACTCTTTCTTTCTGGAGTCTATGAATGAATCCAGTCATCTTAACTTTTTGGAAGCTCTACCAACTGCTGACTCATTCTGAGTTTGCAATCAAATATCCCAAATCAACTCAAGTGCAGGTTACATATCAAACTTCACATTGGTCTCTGCTTTATTAGTTTTGTTCTTTCAAGATTCAGTAAGATCCCTTTAAATCTTGATTCTGCTGCTCAGTATCTCAAAGAGCCATCTTagctgccttttttattttttaatttacttttttttgaggcagagtctcactttgtcacccatgctggagtgcagtggcgtgatctcagcttactgcaacctccgcctcccaggttcaagcgattattgtgcctcagcctcccgggtagctgggactacaggcgtgcgccaccatgcctagctaatttttgtatttttagtagagatggggtttctccgtgttggccaggctggtctcgaactcctggcctcaaatgatttgcccacctcagcctcccaaagtgctgggattacaggcatgagccaccacacctggcctactttaattttttttagagacaggatctcactttttgcccaggctgggatgcagtggtgcaatcatagctcactgtgcctcaaactcctgggctcaggcaatcctcctgcctcagcctcccgagtagctaggactatgggcatgtgccaccactcccagctatttttaaatttttttttctgtagacacagggtctcactatattgcccaggctggtctcaaacccctggcttcaagtgatcctcctgcctcagcctcccaaagtgctgggattataggtgtgagcgaCCATGCCCAGCCGACCTTCTCAGCTTCCTATACTGTCATTCCTAGATTGGATCAACCTGTCCCTTCTTTTGTCATTCAAAGCTTGATGAATTGTCATTCATTTTTGATTTAGAAAAAAGCTGTACAGAATCAAGAGAAGACTGGGGACTTATGGAACAGAGCAGCATCTTGATATGTCTTAATCTGATAGAGAAAACACATCTCTGACCAGGATATTTCTTGCCCTCAGAATGCCAGTCATAGTATCCCACGAGATGCACCCAGCAGACAGACACTGCAGTCTAAGGGAGTGGGTTCAAAGGACCCAGTCAATCCTTGCTGTTTCTGATCCTGCCCCTACCCTAGAGATCTCCCTCCCATGCCCACCCCAAGGACAGCTCTTCAGTGTATGTTAGGAACATGAAGTCTTCTGATGGACTGTGAGCTCCCTGATAGCACAGATattatttatggttttaaaacattttcttttgtgaagCCAACAGACCCAACCTAAGGCTACAGCACAGCTGTGAGCCTCTGCTATCCCTGCTTTACCTCCCTTTCCTTCTAAACCCTCTGAGATCTGGCTTCCACTCTCACTATTCCCGAATGTTGCCTTCAGGATTCTTCATTATCTTAGGTGATTTCTCTTTAGAACTCTTTTggttcaaactttttttaaactttctcctCCTTTGGTTCCTGTGACTTCACTCTctcctggtttttcttttctttttgagacggactctcactttgtcactcagactggagtgcagtggcataatcttggctcactgcaacctctgcctcccaggttcaagcgattctcctgcctcagcctcccatgtagctggaactacaggcacccgccaccacacctaatttttgtatttttagtaaagatggggtttcaccatgttggtcaggctggtgaactcctgacctcaggtgacccgcccaccttggcctcccaaagtgctaggattacaggcatgagccaccatgcccggcctctcctGGTTTTTCTTCTATTGTcctaattcttctgtctcttttgagGGTGTTGCTCATCCCTTAAGTCACAGTATCCCCTTCTTCCCTTTATAACTCCACACATTCTCCCTGGATCCTCTCTCAGCCACACACATAGCTTCAGCTaccacttttgttttttatttttgagacagagtctcactctgtttcccaggctggagtgcagtggcatgatctaggctcactgcaacctctgtctcctgggttcaagcgattctcctgccttggccttccatgtcgctgggattacaggcgtgcaccaccacacccagctaatttttgtatttttagtagagatggggtttcaccatgttggccaggctggtcttgaactcccgaactcaggtgatctgcctgtctcagtctcctaaagtgctgggactacaggtatgagtcaccacgcccagcaagtGCCAGCTACCACTTTTATTCCAATGACTTTCCAATCTACACAGTGCTTTCTCCTGACTTCAGGGAAGACACCCCTTCCAGTCCATCTTCTACCCAGACAACCAGTGATCcaattacttttttgttttttttgaggcggagtttcgctcttgttgcccaggctggagtgcagaggcgtgatctcggctcactgcaacctccatcccagattcaagtgattctcctgcctcagcctccggagtagctgggattacaggcatgcgccaccatgcctagctaatttttgtattattagtagagatggggttttaccatgttggccaggctggtcttgaaaacctgacctgaggtgatccgcccaccttggcctccctaagtgctgggattacaggtgtgagccactgtgcccagcccaattacttttttttttaaacaaggccTGAAGGAACAACCAACCAGTGATCTttctaaatgcaaatcaaaacatataattaagcagacagaaaaaccaaaccaaacaaaaacaaacaaatgccaAAAGCCATTTCTCTAAAATCTTTCAGTGGTTCCACCTGTGTTCCACTATGGCTTCACCAAATTATATGCAGTTCCTAGAAAGGGTCAAGCTATTCTGTGCCTTTGTGGCTTTGTACAGACAATCCTGTGAGCCTAGAACATTCTTCTTACAAGTCGTCACAAAGCCTAATCCTAATCATCTTTCTAGATTGGGCTTAAATGTAACTGCATTAGCAGTTCCTCCCTGACATTTCAGTCTGATTTTGATACCCCTCTCACTGGCCAGTACggaacactgccatctctgcatTTTAATGATCGACTACgttttctgtttctgtccttAGCTGGAATCCTTGAAAACAGAGTCATCCCTCTCATCTCTCTGTCACTAGCACCACCTTAACACActggtataaaatatttatttaaaatgtaacaaaataaataGGGAAAGAGCTGGCCTAGGgaggccactgcgctccagcctgggcgaaagagcaagactccgtctcaaaaagaaaaaaaaaaaaaacttcactgacgcccagtgtgtgtgtgttgttgttgttagacatATCCCTTGGTTGCCCCTTAGGCACTGCAAATTCCTAAAGGTCCGAACCTGAACTTATGTCTTATCCCTCTTCCAGGAAATCTCCTGTGATTACAGCCCCTATCCATGGCCTCATCTTTCCCATCATCCAGGTTCAGAATCAGTCTTCTGAATCCTTCATTTCCCAATATGTCAGCCTCTAAGTCCTGCTGATTTTATCTcctcagtgtattttttttttttttttgagacagaatctcactctgtctgcccaggctggagtgcagtggtatgatctcagctcagtgcaacctccgcctcctgggttcaaacaattctcctgcctcagccccctgagtaactgggattacaggtgggtgctaccactcctggctagtttattttttattttagtagagctggggtttcattatgttggccaggctggtctcaaactcctgacctcaagtgatttgcctgcctcggcctcccaaagggctgggatcacaggtgtgagtcactgcacccggtctGCTCAGTGTATTTTTGAGTCCTCTGTCTTTCTCCAGTGAGCCTATTCCACTGTAGCTGTGGGTCCTGCCCTGGCCTAGAAGGATAACAGATCTAGGATGTGGAACCTCTAGTGGTATGGATGGGGTGGTCTGGCAGGGACCTGTCATGGAGGTGGCCATGCATATCCTGCTGGTGAATAGCCACATATTTGCTAACCCTTAGGCTCCTTACCGTCAGCTCTAGCTCTTGCATCCCTCTGGGTATGGCTGTTGGCTGGGCTCCCTGGAAGAGCAGGCCCTGGATCCATCAGCTGAGCCAGGGGGCCTTGCCCAGTAGCTCTGAGGCCAGCAGGAGGCATCTCACTGGAGTGGGGTCCCTGACAGACCTGGGTGGACCAGGGTGGACTTGGCTCTGGGCCAAGTAGgtccatgcctggccccaagggCATGGGTGGCAGGCTATGGCTACAGCGAGTGCCCTCATCCAGTGGGGCCCCCCGATCTTGCTGGGCTTCTTGGATGGGTGAGAACTCCTGGGAGGAGTCCCCAACACTCACACGAAGTGGGGGCGAGCCAGAGCCTCCAGTTTTCTTCCGGCCCTTGGCCAGCTCGGCAAAGGAGGTGACCCTCCTGGGTGGGGAGCCAGGCCCGGCCATGGCTGCAGGGCCCTCACTCAAGCGCACTGGGCAACTCAACATACGTTCCAGCGAGCCCAGGCGGACAGGAGGGCTGCGCTGCAGGCTGCGATCATAGCTGCGGGAGCGCTGACGTCCAGTGCTGAGGTTGGGGGGTGAAGTATTCGTGTATACTTGTCCCTCAAGCACAGTGGGGCCCACAGCAGCTGCTGCTTGGGTGGAGGAACTCACTGCTTCTTGTTCCTCTGGCTGGACTTCTGGCTTCTGGAATAGGTAATACTCAGAGGGCTGGCTGGGGcctgggtctgggccagggcctggTGGGGGACTTATCTTGGTGTGTTCCTCAGAGCAGCTAGTGATGGAAGAGCCAGCAGGGCTTGGGGATGATTGGGAAGATAGGTCACAGGTGACAAGTTTATAGTAATTTTGTGTGGCCACAACAAGACGGGCCTGGCTTTGGAAGCAGGCTGTGAGGTCAGCCACTGCTGGGCACGGCTCACAGTGTGGGCGGTAGGAGTTGCAGTTGGCATCAAGCTCAGGAGAAGAGGCATGAGGGCAACCATagcccccttcccttcctccactTTCAGGGTGATGGGACTCATAAGACATCTTAGACTCAAATGGGGAGGGCTGCAGATCCAGGTAGAAGGCGCCAGGGTCTGAGTGGCTGCAGAAGGAAGAGTCGCTGCAGGACTGTGGGGCAGAGTTGAGATTGGCACGGGGGGTGCCATGCATCTTGTTGTAGAGGGTGCTGAAGGTGACCAGCACACCATCTGAACTGTTGCAGGAGGAGTCGCTCACATAGCCCATGGACTGGTCAGCTGCCTCAGACTGACTGGATGTGCTACTGCAGCGGCAGTGCTGGGCCCCTGAGCCGGAGCATCCAGGGTTCCTTGGGGATTCATCTGAACTGAGCTTCCATTCCTGGTCAAAGGAAAAGCCAGAGGTATCGCTGGCTCCACCCCCACTGCCACTCCCACCAGGTCCCCCACACTCATCCAGCTCCATAGTCTCTGCTTCCAGCTCTGGCCGGCAGCAGTGGCTGGTGCCGCACTGCTGAGTATCCAAGGTCATCACTGGCTCCTGTTCCTGCCCTTCCACCACTCCAGCCCGACTGCGTGTTGTCCCCCAGGGCCTGCCCACTCTGGGGCCAAATGGTGGCAGCTGGAAAGAGGATAGATGAAAGTTGGGCTGGCCAGTGCCATGCAGGTGGAAGGACTGCTGGGTGGCACTGTCACCAATGCTGTCATCATACAGGTCACCAAGTCCTGGCTCACCCACACCCTCCTGCAGCAAGAAGGGGTTGTGTCGTTTGGGGGCTCCAGGGCCTCTTCCATCCCGACTCCTACTCTTGGTGCTGTCTATAGACCGTGCAGTTCCTCCTGGAGCAGAGTGCAGGCTGCTGAATAGCAGGGAGTCAGCTTGTCCTAGGTCTTGATCGGGCTGGGTGATGCCCAGCTCAGGTGGGCAGAAGGGATTAGGTCTTGTGCTCCCACTACCTCCACCTGCCCCTCCACAGCACTGCCTGTCTGGGACTTGGCAGTGCACCAGGGGGATGTGATGAACGATCAGGGTCTCTCCAGTCAGCTTTGGGGGACTATCCATTCTGGAAAGTTCGAATAAGGGCTTCAACAGCACCAGACACTGTCCCTGGAGCCCAGTGGGGCAGAACACATTTCATCAGGAGAGCTTGGCAcctggagagagagggaaagaaagggaaccTAATGTCACCTCCCTGGAAGTCAGGGGCATGCCCTTCCCTACATCATTTTCAGATGGAGAAGAGCCCAGGAAGAGAAAAGGCTTGAGTCAAGATGGAGCTTGACCACACAGCCCAATAGGCAGGTGGGGACGTAACCATGCTTTCTGCATTGCACAGGTGCAGCACCTGAGGTCCCCCTTAATTTTAAGGTCACCATGCATCAAATTATGACAAAAGGCCAAGTCCTTCTAATGCCACATATGAAGGTTTGGGCAgtactttccctttctctttcaagGACCCTCTCCTTGGCAGTAAACAATGACCAGTCCTTAGCACAAAAAAACTATGAATAATGACACAATTAAGAAAAAACCATCTAGGATGTCTAAGGCTTAGACACAGCTATAGCGCACAAGTTTACAGCCAAGAGGGAAAATCATGAATAATATGAACTCATAGCAATAAGCTATAATTTTGcaagaagcattttaaaatatacggTATCATCTGACCAAGTGACTGTTATCTCTGATCCCCTTTCTCGTCCTATGAGCCCCAGAATATTTGTCCCTTTCTGATGACCGTGGGCTAAGTATCCTTACTATCCTCACCGCTATACTAGAACTTCTTGAATGCAGACACTGAGTTGGGCATTAGGGTGACTGCAAGTATGACTGATGTCAACCTCTTCCTCCtcaatgggggtggggggacctAGTTTTATGTCTTTTGTATCATTCTAACGCATCACATAAGATAAACGTGAAAGGCATAATACATTCTTAACATGTGTCTAGCTCAGGATACAGACATCCTGAAGTGCCCAAATGCTGCCCAGTTTTAGCTTAGAACCTTCACTACTGGGATCCACTAGAAAGTCTTCTCTTCCCAGTTTTACCTCTTATAGGCTAAAGCAAAGTTCTCTCTTGTTCAAGGTCTCCTGGTGCCAAGGACACAGAACCCATCCTGAGCTTCTCTGGTCTCTTGGCTGCACCGTGGCAGTGTGGCCTGCTCAAGTTCTAGTCTCCTGTGTTTCCACGTTCAGGTCGCAACAGTCTTCATTCCCTTCGACTCCTCCATGTAATGTTCcaaaattcattcatttcccttctctttttattCCTATCATTTCCTTTTCACTCACCCTGAGTCTAAATCCCTCATTGCCTTTCTCTTATTCATCATTTAACTGAATCCTTGACACaatcaatttcttaaaatttaactCATTTAGACCATAGGGTCATAGCTCGTCATGTGGAATGTGGTAAAGTCTGAGGCAAGTCACATATGCTCAAGGACGTGAACAAACAATGCATAAAAAATATGGCTAATAAGTATAGGTATGAGGGACAaggtattaaaatataattgtgtTAAATTTAAGCAGCAATTATTTACAATCTTgcttcctcctcccctttctgAGAGGAAGGCAGGCTCCTCTGTTGAACTTCCAAGCCTTTGTGTGTTTAATGGGCTAATGGGTAGAGATGTAGAAGGGCAGATATTAAGAGAGTCCGAGCTACAAGATTAAGGGttacagaagaaaacacaggagtaaATCTTTGTTATCTTGGATTAGGtgatggtttcttagatatgacaccaaaggcacaagtgacaaaagaaaaaacataaattggactccataagaaccaaaaacttttgtgcttcaaaggataccaccaagaaagtgaaaagacaatccataaaatgggagaaaatatttgcaaatcatatacctgATAAAAGACTTCTAATCagagtatataaagaacttttacaactcaacaataaaaagacatacgaggctgggcacagtggctcatgcccgtaatcctaacactttgggaggccgaggtgggagaatcacgaggtcaggagacagagaccatcctggccgacatggtgaaatcccgtctctactaaaaatataaaaattagctgggcgtggtagtgcatgcctgtaatcccagctacttgggaggctgaggcaggagaatcgcttgaactagagagtcagaggttgcagtgagctgagatcatgccacagcactccagcctggtgacagagtgagagtctgtctcaaaaaaaaaaaaaaaaaaaaaaaaagacatatgatCCAGTTTAAGACAGGGCAAACAgtatgaataggcatttctctgaagaagacatacaagtgtctaaccagcacatgaaaagatgttcaacatcattagtcattagagtaataaaaatcacaatgagatactacttcactcCAGCTGTGAtggataaaataagaaatacagaCAATAACAACTAGCAAATGTTGATGATGAtatgaagaaactggaaccctgAAACATTGCCGGGAGtattgtaaaatggtgcagctactttggaaaagtCTGACAGtttatcaaaatgttaaacatagtgtcatcacatgacccagcaactgcactcctgggtatatacccaagaaaaatgaaaacatatgttcacactaAAGCTTGTACActaatgttcataacagcattattcacagtagccaaaaaatTGGGCACAAtcgaagccagtcacaaagggcTTTTGtgatgttgtatgattccatttatatgaaatgtccagaacaggcaaatccatagaaataGAATGTCCTGAAatcaggcctggcgtggtggctcatgcctgtaatcccagcactttgaggctgaggcgggcggatcgcttgaggtcaagagttcaagaccagcctggccaacatggtgaagccctgtctctactaaaaatacaaaaattagccaggtgtttgtcaccatttttgtaaataaacatgTCTGTATGCATAGAAGAAAATCTGTAACATGCAACAAACTGTTACCAGTGCCTATCACTGTTGAGtgatttggattatttttaattttattctttttgcttcagctgtattttctaatttgtatgtAATAAATACCCATTTTATGCATAAtttaagcaatttttttctttttttttgagacaggttctcac
This window encodes:
- the RUSC2 gene encoding AP-4 complex accessory subunit RUSC2 isoform X1; the protein is MDSPPKLTGETLIVHHIPLVHCQVPDRQCCGGAGGGSGSTRPNPFCPPELGITQPDQDLGQADSLLFSSLHSAPGGTARSIDSTKSRSRDGRGPGAPKRHNPFLLQEGVGEPGLGDLYDDSIGDSATQQSFHLHGTGQPNFHLSSFQLPPFGPRVGRPWGTTRSRAGVVEGQEQEPVMTLDTQQCGTSHCCRPELEAETMELDECGGPGGSGSGGGASDTSGFSFDQEWKLSSDESPRNPGCSGSGAQHCRCSSTSSQSEAADQSMGYVSDSSCNSSDGVLVTFSTLYNKMHGTPRANLNSAPQSCSDSSFCSHSDPGAFYLDLQPSPFESKMSYESHHPESGGREGGYGCPHASSPELDANCNSYRPHCEPCPAVADLTACFQSQARLVVATQNYYKLVTCDLSSQSSPSPAGSSITSCSEEHTKISPPPGPGPDPGPSQPSEYYLFQKPEVQPEEQEAVSSSTQAAAAVGPTVLEGQVYTNTSPPNLSTGRQRSRSYDRSLQRSPPVRLGSLERMLSCPVRLSEGPAAMAGPGSPPRRVTSFAELAKGRKKTGGSGSPPLRVSVGDSSQEFSPIQEAQQDRGAPLDEGTRCSHSLPPMPLGPGMDLLGPEPSPPWSTQVCQGPHSSEMPPAGLRATGQGPLAQLMDPGPALPGSPANSHTQRDARARADGGGTESRPVLRYSKEQRPTTLPIQPFVFQHHFPKQLAKARALHSLSQLYSLSGCSRTQQPAPLAAPAAQVSVPAPSGEPQTSTPRATGRGARKAGSEPETSRPSPLGSYSPIRSVGPFGPSTDSSASTSCSPPPEQPTATESLPPWSHSCPPAVRPATSQQPQKEDQKILTLTEYRLHGTGSLPPLGSWRSGLSRAESLARGGGEGSMATRPSNANHLSPQALKWREYRRKNPLGPPGLSGSLDRRSQEARLARRNPIFEFPGSLSAASHLNCRLNGQAVKPLPLTCPDFQDPFSLTEKPPAEFCLSPDGSSEAISIDLLQKKGLVKAVNIAVDLIVAHFGTSRDPGVKAKLGNSSVSPNVGHLVLKYLCPAVHAVLEDGLKAFVLDVIIGQRKNMPWSVVEASTQLGPSTKVLHGLYNKVSQFPELTSHTMRFNAFILGLLNIRSLEFWFNHLYNHEDIIQTHYQPWGFLSAAHTVCPGLFEELLLLLQPLALLPFSLDLLFQHRLLQSGQQQRQHKELLRVSQDLLLSAHSTLQLARARGQEGPGDVDRAAQGERVKGVGASEGGEEEEEETEEVAEAAGGSGRARWARGGQAGWWYQLMQSSQVYIDGSIEGSRFPRGSSNSSSEKKKGAGGGGPPQAPPPREGVVEGAEACPASEEALGRERGWPFWMGSPPDSVLAELRRSREREGPAAPPAENEEGASEPSPGGIKWGHLFGSRKAQREARPTNRLPSDWLSLDKSMFQLVAQTVGSRREPEPKESLQEPHSPALPSSPPCEVQALCHHLATGPGQLSFHKGDILRVLGRAGGDWLRCSRGPDSGLVPLAYVTLTPTPSPTPGSSQN